Proteins co-encoded in one Tautonia rosea genomic window:
- a CDS encoding MBL fold metallo-hydrolase yields MRILWYGHAAFLIETEGTRIILDPYTSADAGSYAPIADPADLVVASHENAKYHSGLSEIVPPFQYLLGTEFPSEGVEALGIRFEAIPVFETPEKLPGDEVTILQFRAEGLHVAFLGDLGHALSPEELTRLGRPEILLFPAGGPPTIDFPLIPDLIAALDPKLILPMHYLTPKINLALQPVERFLECLPDWPVDRVEASSITVDPSNLGSRRIVVLDSAR; encoded by the coding sequence ATGCGCATCCTCTGGTACGGACACGCCGCCTTCCTGATCGAGACCGAGGGGACTCGGATCATCCTCGACCCCTACACCTCGGCCGACGCCGGCTCCTACGCCCCCATCGCCGATCCGGCCGACCTCGTCGTCGCCAGCCACGAGAATGCGAAGTACCACAGCGGCCTTTCGGAGATCGTTCCCCCCTTCCAGTACCTGCTGGGCACGGAGTTCCCCTCCGAAGGAGTCGAGGCCCTCGGCATTCGGTTCGAGGCCATCCCGGTCTTCGAGACCCCCGAGAAGCTCCCCGGCGACGAGGTCACGATCCTCCAATTCCGGGCCGAAGGCCTGCATGTCGCCTTCCTCGGCGACCTCGGCCATGCCCTGAGCCCCGAAGAACTGACCCGCCTCGGCCGGCCCGAGATCCTCCTGTTCCCCGCCGGCGGCCCTCCCACGATCGACTTCCCGCTCATCCCCGATCTGATCGCGGCCCTCGACCCGAAGCTTATCCTCCCGATGCACTACCTCACCCCGAAGATCAACCTCGCGCTCCAGCCCGTCGAGCGATTCCTTGAGTGCTTGCCCGACTGGCCTGTCGATCGGGTCGAAGCCTCGTCGATCACGGTCGATCCCTCGAACCTGGGCTCCCGTCGGATCGTCGTGCTCGACTCGGCGCGATAG
- a CDS encoding flagellar biosynthesis anti-sigma factor FlgM, whose amino-acid sequence MEIHGAGGPQGPQPIYPRLASFSVESAANAPAAAPKDQVEISQLGLVLDGIHSLPEIRHEKVEAIRQQIAEGTYETPEKLDRALDNLLSELSGF is encoded by the coding sequence ATGGAAATCCACGGCGCCGGCGGCCCCCAGGGCCCGCAACCGATCTATCCCCGACTGGCCTCCTTCAGCGTCGAATCCGCGGCCAACGCCCCGGCCGCCGCACCGAAGGATCAGGTCGAGATTTCTCAGCTCGGCCTGGTGCTCGACGGGATTCACAGTCTGCCGGAAATCCGCCACGAGAAGGTCGAGGCCATCCGTCAGCAGATTGCCGAGGGGACCTACGAAACCCCCGAGAAACTGGATCGAGCCCTTGATAACCTGCTCTCCGAGCTTTCCGGATTCTAA
- a CDS encoding iron-containing alcohol dehydrogenase, giving the protein MIFEFATAGRILFGLGKAAMLPSLASDLGQRALVVLGGAERGRDGLTAGLAEVGIASVVVAVSGEPTTHQVDEATQLARDERCDLVIAQGGGSVLDAGKAVAALLGNPGEVLDYLELVGKGQPLQQPGVPFLAVPTTAGTGTEVTRNAVLDVPEHRVKASLRSPYLLARLAVIDPELTVSMPPKITAFTGMDALTQLIEPFVSNAANPITDGICREGLARAARSLARAFEDGSDLSAREDMALAALCGGIALANARLGAVHGFAGVLGGATGHPHGAICARLLPIVMETNLCAITQRGDPAILDRFAEVARTLTGDPEAEALDGVAWVRARCEDFQIPGLGEAGLSSDDCDWIIPIAQRASSMKGNPVALTDAELCAILEEAL; this is encoded by the coding sequence ATGATCTTTGAGTTTGCCACGGCCGGACGCATCCTGTTCGGGCTGGGAAAGGCCGCGATGCTCCCCAGCCTGGCGAGCGACCTTGGCCAGCGGGCCCTTGTCGTGCTGGGAGGCGCTGAGCGGGGACGTGACGGGCTGACGGCAGGCCTGGCGGAGGTCGGCATCGCGTCGGTGGTCGTCGCGGTCAGCGGAGAGCCAACCACACATCAGGTGGATGAAGCGACCCAGCTTGCACGCGACGAGCGGTGTGATCTGGTGATCGCCCAAGGTGGCGGCAGCGTGCTCGACGCCGGGAAGGCGGTGGCTGCCTTGCTTGGCAATCCGGGAGAGGTGCTCGACTACCTGGAGTTGGTCGGGAAGGGGCAACCGTTGCAGCAGCCTGGCGTCCCTTTTCTCGCCGTTCCGACCACAGCCGGGACCGGGACCGAGGTCACCCGGAACGCCGTGCTCGACGTGCCTGAGCATCGAGTGAAGGCGAGTTTGCGGAGTCCGTACCTGCTGGCCCGACTGGCCGTGATCGACCCGGAACTGACTGTCTCGATGCCCCCGAAGATCACCGCCTTCACCGGCATGGATGCGTTGACACAACTGATCGAGCCGTTCGTCAGCAACGCGGCCAACCCCATCACCGACGGCATCTGCCGCGAGGGGCTGGCCCGAGCGGCGCGATCGCTGGCCCGTGCCTTTGAGGATGGCTCGGACCTTTCCGCCCGAGAGGACATGGCCCTGGCGGCTCTCTGTGGTGGGATCGCCCTGGCCAATGCACGCCTCGGGGCGGTTCACGGCTTCGCGGGAGTGCTGGGAGGAGCCACTGGACATCCTCACGGAGCGATCTGTGCGCGGCTGCTGCCGATCGTCATGGAAACCAACCTGTGCGCGATCACTCAGCGGGGAGACCCGGCGATCCTCGATCGGTTCGCCGAGGTGGCTCGCACGTTGACCGGCGATCCTGAGGCCGAAGCCCTCGACGGGGTTGCCTGGGTCCGAGCCCGTTGCGAGGACTTCCAGATTCCAGGGCTGGGAGAAGCGGGGTTGTCGAGCGACGATTGCGACTGGATCATCCCGATCGCTCAGCGGGCGAGTAGCATGAAGGGGAACCCTGTAGCCCTGACCGACGCGGAACTGTGCGCGATTCTTGAGGAGGCACTCTGA
- the ltaE gene encoding low-specificity L-threonine aldolase, translating into MSTRSLIDLRSDTVTQPTSAMRRAMAEAEVGDDVYGEDPTVLALESRVADLLGKEAALFVPSGTMANQIGIGLHAGPGDELICDARAHVYVWEAGGIARHWGVQARTINPHGGLIGLDHLRDKIQPDNEHYVRTRLICLENTHNRAGGRVQPIESVREISGWAREHGLAMHLDGARLMNAVVASGVPARDWAAAFDTVSICFSKGLGAPVGSAIAGSADLMRRAHRLRKALGGGMRQAGIIAAGALYALEHHVDRIAEDHAHAQMIAQAVEHAPGLSLESGPVETNLVWISVDPEVGTAREVADRLRELGVLVSALGPQILRAVTHLDCSRSQAEQAAEAISRVTEGMARTA; encoded by the coding sequence ATGAGCACCCGATCATTGATCGATCTCCGATCCGATACCGTGACTCAGCCAACCTCCGCCATGCGCCGGGCGATGGCAGAGGCCGAGGTGGGTGATGACGTTTACGGCGAAGACCCGACCGTCCTCGCCCTCGAATCCCGGGTGGCGGACCTGCTCGGCAAGGAAGCCGCCCTGTTCGTCCCCTCGGGCACGATGGCCAATCAGATCGGCATCGGCTTGCATGCAGGCCCAGGAGATGAGCTGATCTGTGACGCTCGCGCTCATGTCTATGTCTGGGAGGCCGGCGGCATCGCCCGCCACTGGGGGGTCCAGGCCCGCACGATCAACCCGCACGGCGGCCTGATCGGCCTCGACCACCTCCGCGATAAGATCCAGCCCGACAACGAGCACTACGTCCGAACCCGCCTCATCTGCCTGGAGAACACCCACAACCGTGCCGGCGGCCGGGTCCAGCCGATCGAGTCGGTCCGCGAGATTTCGGGCTGGGCCCGCGAGCATGGCCTGGCCATGCACCTCGACGGTGCCCGATTGATGAACGCCGTGGTCGCCTCGGGCGTCCCGGCCCGCGACTGGGCCGCCGCGTTCGATACCGTCTCGATCTGCTTCAGCAAGGGGCTGGGGGCTCCCGTCGGCTCGGCCATCGCCGGATCGGCCGATCTGATGCGACGCGCCCACCGGCTCCGCAAGGCCCTCGGCGGCGGCATGCGGCAGGCCGGCATCATCGCGGCTGGAGCCCTGTACGCCCTGGAGCATCATGTGGATCGTATCGCCGAAGACCATGCTCATGCCCAGATGATCGCACAAGCGGTTGAGCACGCACCTGGATTGTCGCTTGAATCGGGTCCGGTCGAAACGAATCTCGTCTGGATTTCGGTCGACCCCGAGGTCGGCACCGCGCGCGAGGTGGCCGATCGGCTTCGGGAGTTGGGGGTCCTCGTCAGCGCCCTGGGCCCCCAGATCCTCCGGGCGGTGACTCACCTGGACTGTTCCCGATCGCAGGCCGAGCAGGCTGCCGAGGCCATCTCTCGGGTGACCGAGGGGATGGCCCGAACCGCCTGA
- a CDS encoding sulfatase family protein, whose amino-acid sequence MRIMFLSCLLAATGVVQAEGPAQSPEGEDDRQPNVVLIFTDDQGTIDAGCYGADDLTTPAIDALASRGVRFTQFYAAAPVCSPSRAGLLTGRYPIRAGVPGNVSSTRGVPGMPTEQVTIAEVFREAGYATGHVGKWHLGYSPETMPRGQGFDSSFGHMGGCIDNYSHFFYWAGPNRHDLWDDGEEVHRPGRFFPDLMVERAETFIEEHRDRPFFLYFALNMPHYPYQGEPEWLDHYADLPEPRRQYAAFVSTLDARVGRLMEAIDRLGLTEETIVVFQSDHGHSTEERAFFGGGSAGPYRGAKFSLFEGGIRVPAIVRWPGHLPEGETRDQVALGCDWLPTLMDLCGIEDNRLDLDGMSLAPVLRDPDAPSPHEVVHWKVGRGSGAQWAVRQGRWKLIGNPRDTTNGANPIPDLGPRFLVNLEEDPGERVNRIEDQPEIARKLEARHEDWLRSADSDAN is encoded by the coding sequence ATGCGCATCATGTTTCTGAGTTGCCTGCTGGCGGCGACAGGGGTGGTTCAGGCCGAGGGGCCGGCGCAGAGTCCTGAGGGTGAAGACGATCGACAGCCGAACGTGGTGCTGATCTTCACGGATGATCAAGGGACGATCGACGCGGGTTGCTACGGAGCCGACGATCTGACGACCCCGGCGATCGACGCCCTGGCAAGCCGAGGGGTGCGGTTCACCCAGTTCTACGCGGCGGCTCCGGTCTGTTCGCCGTCGAGGGCGGGGCTGCTGACGGGACGGTATCCGATCCGAGCCGGGGTGCCGGGCAACGTCAGCTCGACCCGGGGGGTGCCGGGGATGCCGACGGAGCAGGTGACGATCGCCGAGGTCTTCCGAGAGGCCGGCTACGCGACGGGGCATGTGGGGAAATGGCATCTGGGATACTCCCCCGAGACGATGCCGAGGGGCCAGGGGTTCGACTCCAGCTTCGGGCACATGGGAGGGTGTATTGATAACTACTCCCACTTCTTCTACTGGGCCGGGCCGAACCGGCACGACCTGTGGGACGACGGCGAGGAGGTTCACCGGCCCGGCCGGTTCTTCCCGGACCTGATGGTCGAGCGGGCCGAGACGTTCATCGAGGAGCACCGTGACCGGCCGTTCTTCCTGTACTTCGCTCTGAACATGCCCCACTACCCGTACCAGGGGGAGCCGGAGTGGCTGGATCACTACGCAGACCTGCCCGAGCCGAGACGGCAGTATGCCGCCTTCGTCTCGACCCTCGACGCCCGGGTCGGGAGGCTGATGGAGGCAATCGATCGGCTCGGTCTGACCGAGGAGACGATCGTCGTCTTCCAGTCGGACCACGGGCACTCGACGGAGGAGCGGGCCTTCTTCGGCGGCGGCAGCGCGGGGCCGTACCGGGGAGCAAAGTTCAGCCTGTTCGAAGGAGGGATCCGAGTGCCGGCGATCGTCCGATGGCCGGGGCATCTGCCCGAGGGGGAGACCCGCGATCAGGTCGCTCTCGGCTGCGACTGGCTGCCGACCCTGATGGACCTTTGCGGGATTGAGGACAACCGGCTCGACCTCGACGGGATGAGCCTGGCACCGGTCCTCCGAGACCCCGACGCCCCAAGCCCGCACGAGGTCGTTCACTGGAAGGTCGGCCGAGGGAGCGGGGCGCAGTGGGCCGTGAGGCAAGGCCGTTGGAAGCTGATCGGCAACCCGAGAGATACAACGAACGGGGCCAATCCGATCCCCGACCTCGGCCCGAGGTTCCTGGTGAACCTGGAGGAGGACCCGGGCGAACGGGTGAACCGGATCGAGGATCAGCCCGAGATTGCCCGGAAGCTGGAAGCGCGGCACGAGGATTGGTTGAGATCGGCCGATTCGGATGCGAATTGA
- a CDS encoding ABC transporter permease translates to MSDRITATIEPEPLPSVLAPLRPIVLLLAYVGGLVLWPIRAFAAMAEPRPTGTLSLRAATMAQLDWLVLAGLPIVGLVHIGMGSFLSMQAYFGATFEAGVGPVVGVGLIRNGGPLLSGFILAGLLASRATVELRTQPRPAIDADPEWIADRDVALGLQADDRSGPSDARATLPRLIAAALMGPVLAAWGTAVGTLVGYRIAHVVLGIPLETLFDTFAEMLWMRDVVGLVVKGIVFGSIAASVACFEGTHRDALPPHVAGLRACCVAMTLILGFNLSWFLFAYLAGPAFGPTVLPT, encoded by the coding sequence ATGTCCGACCGCATCACCGCAACGATCGAGCCCGAGCCTTTGCCGAGCGTGCTTGCGCCGCTCCGGCCGATCGTCCTGCTGCTGGCTTATGTCGGGGGTCTGGTCCTCTGGCCGATTCGGGCGTTCGCGGCGATGGCCGAGCCCAGGCCGACCGGCACCCTGTCGCTCCGGGCCGCGACGATGGCCCAGCTGGACTGGCTGGTTCTTGCCGGATTGCCCATCGTCGGGCTTGTCCACATCGGCATGGGTTCGTTTTTGTCCATGCAAGCATATTTTGGCGCGACCTTCGAGGCTGGGGTGGGACCGGTGGTCGGCGTCGGCCTGATCCGCAATGGCGGCCCCTTGCTCTCGGGGTTCATTCTTGCCGGGTTGCTGGCGAGCCGGGCGACGGTTGAGCTGCGGACCCAGCCCCGGCCAGCGATTGACGCCGATCCCGAGTGGATTGCCGATCGGGACGTGGCGCTGGGCCTCCAGGCCGACGACCGATCGGGACCGAGTGACGCCAGGGCGACCCTGCCTCGGTTGATCGCCGCGGCCCTGATGGGTCCGGTGCTGGCCGCCTGGGGGACGGCGGTGGGAACGCTGGTCGGTTACCGGATCGCCCACGTGGTCCTGGGGATTCCCCTCGAAACACTGTTCGACACGTTTGCCGAGATGCTCTGGATGCGAGACGTGGTCGGCCTGGTGGTCAAGGGGATTGTCTTCGGCTCGATCGCGGCCTCGGTGGCCTGCTTCGAGGGGACCCATCGAGATGCCTTGCCGCCTCATGTGGCGGGCCTGCGGGCCTGCTGCGTGGCGATGACATTGATCCTGGGATTCAACCTTTCGTGGTTCCTGTTTGCGTACCTCGCTGGGCCGGCGTTCGGCCCGACGGTCCTGCCGACCTGA
- a CDS encoding Fur family transcriptional regulator, with translation MTPPADLEPLQVKESPEEKFREFLEIRGEKLTEPRRVLVNHIFNSHKHFDADELVADLREAGRRVSRSTVYRSLRLMVEAGLLRELRLTNRTAYEHNYGYPSHDHMHCSECGAIVEFRNDEIRRIRDVIAQQFGFRAENHKFVITGQCPDCLKARSRRRKLDQI, from the coding sequence GTGACGCCACCTGCCGACCTCGAACCGCTTCAGGTCAAAGAGAGTCCCGAAGAGAAATTTCGTGAGTTTCTGGAGATTCGGGGTGAGAAATTGACCGAGCCAAGGCGGGTTCTGGTCAACCATATCTTTAATTCGCACAAGCACTTCGATGCGGACGAGTTGGTCGCCGATCTGCGCGAGGCGGGGCGTCGGGTCAGTCGATCGACGGTGTATCGTTCCCTTCGATTGATGGTCGAAGCCGGCTTGCTTCGCGAGCTTCGGCTCACGAATCGGACGGCGTACGAGCATAATTACGGTTACCCATCGCACGATCACATGCACTGCTCCGAATGTGGGGCGATCGTTGAGTTTCGCAACGACGAGATCCGGCGCATTCGGGATGTGATTGCCCAGCAGTTTGGTTTTCGGGCCGAGAATCATAAGTTTGTGATCACAGGTCAGTGCCCCGATTGCCTGAAGGCTCGCAGTCGCAGGCGGAAGCTCGATCAGATTTAA
- a CDS encoding putative quinol monooxygenase, with translation MLIVHVHIQVKPDQVEAFKAASVENARNSRREPGVARFDVLQQQDDPTRFVLVEIYRTAEAPAEHKQTAHYQTWAETVADMMAVPRFSVKFDAVDAEA, from the coding sequence ATGCTGATTGTCCATGTGCACATCCAGGTGAAGCCGGATCAGGTCGAGGCGTTCAAGGCGGCCTCGGTGGAGAACGCAAGGAACAGTCGGCGAGAGCCGGGTGTCGCGCGGTTCGACGTGCTCCAGCAGCAGGATGATCCGACCCGATTTGTACTCGTTGAGATTTACCGGACCGCCGAGGCTCCGGCGGAACACAAGCAGACGGCGCACTACCAGACGTGGGCCGAGACGGTAGCCGACATGATGGCGGTGCCGCGGTTCAGCGTGAAGTTCGACGCAGTTGATGCCGAGGCGTAA
- a CDS encoding MlaD family protein: MSRSTIRDARVGLVLVAAVAGLLGLVVLAGGGPGYLVTDRTSIDVYFRDGQGIRPGHPVRIAGLEAGRVSDVDIVDHEGALRARVRLSIAQDLASRLKQDAVIVIVSGLTGSSSVNIASVGESGVAWVPGQPIEGIESSLFDPLLEQVGLGPVERGHLSHTIGQVRRTIDEISPRLQKTLAAFQQAADDVQQATEIAGPAVAGASGKLDAMTDRVEALLVQAATLVDELEGAVVENREGIAETVENVRHLSSKSNVMLQQYGPKLGELAENLDETRMRADRVLYQADISLGNISGILVNNRANIERTIGNVRDITDSGRMTVEKIRANPLLISPLYKPGRDAEIALANFDTANVVLKAASEFNDAVKHLQALRTQMQTPQQQQAVDQMLQRASAINAQLEPMMRGLAQGIQAQPQPDRNRGGGLMNRE, from the coding sequence ATGAGCCGCTCGACGATCCGAGACGCCCGCGTCGGCCTGGTCCTGGTGGCGGCGGTGGCGGGCCTGCTTGGCCTGGTCGTCCTGGCCGGAGGAGGGCCGGGCTACCTGGTGACCGATCGCACCTCGATCGACGTCTACTTCCGAGACGGCCAGGGAATCCGTCCCGGCCATCCGGTCCGGATCGCCGGCCTGGAGGCAGGTCGGGTGTCGGACGTGGATATCGTGGACCACGAGGGGGCCTTGCGGGCTCGGGTCCGCCTGTCGATTGCCCAGGACCTCGCGAGCCGCCTGAAGCAGGATGCGGTGATTGTGATCGTCTCGGGCCTGACGGGCTCGTCCAGCGTCAATATCGCCTCGGTGGGAGAGTCGGGCGTGGCCTGGGTTCCAGGGCAGCCGATTGAGGGGATCGAGAGTTCTCTGTTCGATCCTCTGCTGGAACAGGTCGGGCTGGGCCCGGTCGAGCGCGGCCATCTGAGTCACACGATCGGCCAGGTCCGGCGGACGATTGACGAGATTTCGCCGAGGCTTCAGAAGACCCTCGCCGCCTTCCAGCAAGCAGCGGATGATGTCCAGCAGGCCACCGAGATTGCCGGTCCGGCCGTGGCCGGCGCCTCGGGCAAGCTCGACGCCATGACCGATCGGGTCGAGGCCCTGCTCGTGCAGGCTGCAACTCTGGTCGACGAGCTGGAAGGGGCTGTGGTGGAGAATCGGGAAGGGATCGCCGAGACGGTCGAGAACGTCCGCCACCTGTCGAGCAAATCGAACGTGATGCTCCAGCAGTATGGACCGAAGCTCGGCGAGCTGGCCGAGAACCTCGACGAGACCCGGATGCGGGCCGATCGGGTCCTGTACCAGGCCGACATCTCGCTGGGGAACATCTCGGGCATTTTGGTCAACAACAGGGCGAACATTGAGCGGACGATCGGCAACGTGCGGGACATTACCGACTCGGGCCGAATGACGGTCGAAAAGATCCGGGCCAATCCGCTGTTGATCAGCCCACTCTACAAGCCGGGCCGCGACGCCGAGATTGCTCTGGCAAACTTCGACACGGCCAACGTTGTCCTGAAGGCGGCCAGCGAGTTCAACGACGCGGTCAAGCACCTCCAGGCATTGCGGACACAGATGCAAACCCCGCAGCAACAACAGGCGGTCGACCAGATGCTTCAACGAGCTTCCGCCATCAACGCGCAGCTCGAACCGATGATGCGAGGACTGGCCCAAGGGATCCAGGCCCAGCCGCAACCAGACCGAAACCGAGGGGGTGGTCTGATGAATCGGGAGTAA
- the nfi gene encoding deoxyribonuclease V (cleaves DNA at apurinic or apyrimidinic sites) gives MPRNPLHRWDLAPDEARIIQRELADRLDTTSPLGPCRLIAAADVSYNRGDDRLFAAVVVIDAETDAIVERSGLIATASYPYVPGLLSFREAPAVLDAFDRLRHRPDVLICDGQGIAHPRRLGIASHVGLWLDLPTVGCAKSRLCGTFEELGPERGDRSPLIHLGETIGVALRTKRRTNPVYVSPGHRCDLDSAIRIVLETTGTYRLSTPIRFAHAYVNELRRQAGERPAPP, from the coding sequence ATGCCCCGAAATCCGCTTCACCGCTGGGATCTTGCGCCCGACGAGGCTCGCATCATTCAGCGCGAGCTGGCCGATCGGCTCGACACCACCTCGCCGCTCGGCCCCTGTCGCCTGATCGCGGCGGCCGACGTCTCGTACAATCGGGGCGACGACCGCCTGTTCGCAGCCGTGGTCGTGATCGATGCGGAGACGGACGCAATCGTGGAACGAAGCGGCCTGATCGCGACCGCAAGCTATCCCTATGTTCCGGGTTTGCTCTCGTTCAGGGAAGCCCCGGCCGTGCTGGATGCGTTCGATCGCCTGAGGCATCGCCCCGACGTCCTGATCTGCGACGGTCAGGGGATCGCCCACCCCAGGCGTCTGGGAATCGCCTCGCACGTCGGCCTCTGGCTTGATCTGCCAACGGTCGGGTGTGCCAAGTCTCGCTTGTGCGGCACCTTCGAGGAGCTGGGGCCGGAGCGTGGGGATCGCTCGCCGTTGATCCATCTGGGGGAGACGATCGGAGTTGCCCTCCGAACGAAGCGGCGTACGAACCCGGTTTACGTCTCTCCGGGGCATCGCTGCGACCTCGACAGTGCGATCCGGATCGTCCTGGAGACGACCGGGACATACCGCCTCTCGACGCCGATCCGGTTCGCCCACGCGTATGTGAACGAACTGCGGCGGCAGGCTGGGGAGCGGCCAGCCCCCCCCTAA